CCCGCCATGGCCGCGGACCTCCACGCCTCCGAGCCCGTCTTCCGCGAGGAGCTGGAGCGCTGCCTCGACTCCCTGCGCCGGCGCCATGACCTGGACCTGCGCCCGTTGCTCTTCCCCGCCGACCGGAATGACTCCCACGCGGCGAAGCGGCTGGAGCTGACGGCCCTCGCGCAGCCGGCCCTCTTCGCCGTCGAGTACGCGCTGGCGAAGCTGCTCGAGTCCTGGGGCCTCCGGCCGGACGCGATGATCGGTCACAGCGTGGGCGAGTTCGTCGCCGCGTGCCTCGCGGGTGTGTTCTCACTGGAGGATGCACTGGACCTCGTCGCGCTCCGGGGCCGCCTGCTGCAGGCGTGTCCTCCGGGCTCCATGCTCTCCGTCCAGCTCCCCGAGCACGAGCTGCCGCCTCTGCTCGGTGCTGGATTGGAGCTCGCCGCGGTGAATGGCCCGTCCTCGTGCGTCGTCGCGGGCGCCACCGAGGCCATCGACGCGCTGGAGCGGCGGCTCTCGGAGCGCGCGGTGACGTGCCGCCGGCTCCACACGTCCCATGCCTTCCACTGCGCCCGGGTGGACTCCGCCGTGGCCCCCTTCCGCGAGGCCGTGGCCCGGGTGAAGCGCAATCCGCCCACGCTCCGCTTCCTGTCCGGTACCACGGGCACGTGGCTCTCCGCCGAGCAGGCCATGGACCCGGGCTACTGGGCCGAGCACCTGCGCCGTCCCGTGCGCTTCGCCGACGGGCTGGATGAGCTGCTGAAGGAGGACAAGGCCCTCCTGCTCGAGGTGGGTCCGGGGCGCGCCCTGCGCACGCTCGCGCGGTGGCACCCGCGCAAGAAGCCGGACACGGCGGTGCTCAGCTGCCTGCCCTCTCCCGATGAGCAGCGCACCTCGGACGTGGAGCACCTGCTGCGCACCGTGGGCCAGCTCTGGCTGCACGGGGTGGAGGCCCCGGGTCTCTTCTCCGCGGAGAAGCGCCAGCGGGTGCCACTGCCCACCTACCCCTTCGAGCGTCAGCGCCACTGGGTCGAGCTCCGCGCCTCGCCTTCCGCGCCGGTGGGCTCGCTCGAGAAGCGCACGGACCTGTCGAGCTGGTTCTACCTCCCGGTCTGGAAGGAGTCGGTGCCCCCCACTGCTCCGAAGCCCGCGGCGGGCGCGAAGCCCACGGCCTGGCTGCTGCTCATGGATGGCGCCGGGCTCGGTGCGCGCATCGCCGAGCACCTGCGGCAACAGGGCGCGGAGGTGGTCGAGGCCCGGCTGGGACGCGCCTTCCGGCGCACCGGCGCGGACACCTTCGAGCTGGCCCCCACCCGCGAGGCCCATGCCGCCCTGCTCTCGGAGTTGCGCACCGAGGGACGCGCCCCGGAGCGCATCCTCCACCTCTTCGGCCTCACGCCCGAGTCCACCGGTGTCTCCTCCGAGGACGTCCTCTCCCGCTCCTTCCACAGCCTGCTGCTGCTCGCCCAGGCGCTCGGAAGCCAGGGACTGGAGCGTCCCGTGCACCTGATGACCGTGACCAACGGCATGCAGGAGGTCACCGGCGGAGACCTCGTATGGCCCGAGCAGGCCACGGTGCTCGGCCCCGTCCGCGTCATCCCCCGCGAGTACCCCAGCCTCCGCTGCCGGAGCGTGGACGTCTCGCTGCCTCCCGCGGACAGCCTCCACTTCGACCGGCTCGCCGGGCTGCTCGCGGCGGAGGCATCCTCTGATTCCGAGGAGCCCGTCATCGCCTGGCGCAACAACCGCCGGTGGGTGCAGGGCTTCGAGCCACTCCGCATCGACGAGGGAACGCCGCCCCTGCGTGAGCGGGGCGTCTATCTCATCACCGGTGGCTTCGGCGGCATGGGGCTCTCGCTCGCCGAGGCCCTCGCCACCCGGGTGAAGGCCCGGCTCGTGCTCACCAGCCGCACCGGTCTGCCTCCTCGCGAGGAGTGGCCCCGGCTCCTCAACGCTCCCGGCCAGGAGGAGACGCGCCGGAGGATCCGCGCCATCCAGCGGCTCGAGGAGCTGGGCGCGGAGGTGCTCGTGTGCCGCGCGGATGTCACCGAGCTGGAGGCGATGCGCGGAGCCGTGGCCGCGGCCCGGGAGCGCTTCGGTGCGCTCCATGGCGTCATCCACGCGGCGGGCGTTCCAGGTGGAGGCCTCATCCAACTCAAGACGCCCGAGGCCGCCGCCGCCGTGCTGGCCCCCAAGGTGAAGGGGACGCAGGTGCTCGCGGCGGCCATCGAGGGCCTCCGGCCTGACTTCCTCGTGGCCTGCTCCTCGCTGTCCTCCGTCGTCGGCCGGCTCGGGCAGGTGGACTACACGGCGGCCAACACCTTCCTGGATGCCTTCCTGCGCTCCTGGCACACGCGCACCGGCATCCACGCCGTGGCGGTGAACTGGGGCGCCTGGGACGAGGTCGGCATGGCCGCGCGCAAGGGCTCCCGCGAGGAGGAGCCGGTCCGCGTGCTCGACCATCCCCTCCTCCACCGCTGCCTCGTGGACACGCCGGAGCGCCTCGTCTTCGCCAGCGACATCGGCAATGGCCCCTCGCGCTGGGTGGTGGACGAGCACCGCATCGTCGGCGTCCCCACCGTCCCCGGCGTCGCCTGGTTCGAGCTGGTCCGCGCCGCGCTCGCGGAGAGGGCCCAGGGCAGGACGCTCGAGCTGGTGGACACCTTCTTCCTCTTCCCGCTGCGCGTGCCGGACGGCGAGACGCGCGAGGTCCGGCTCGTCCTCGACAAGGAGGGCGAGGACTACCGCTGGGTGGTGCGCTCGCAGCCGAAGGACGGCTCCGGCAAGGCCACCGCCCACGCCACCGGCCACGCCCGGTTCATCCCCGCTCCGGAGCCGCGGGTGCTCGACGTCGACGCCATCCGCCGCCGGTGCGGCCACACGCCCGCCTCCTTCGAGGCCGAGTACGAGGAGGACCTCGGGCCCCGGTGGCGCAGCGTCCGCCAGCTCCACGTGGGCCAGGGCGAGCTGCTCGTCACCCTGGAGCTCCAGCCGGAGTTCTCCGCCGACTTCCAGCGGATGCACTTCCACCCCTCGCTCATGGACCGGACCTCCGGCATGGCGAAGAGCTTCCTCGCCGCGCACGGCTTCTACCTGCCGTTCGGCTACGGGCGCCTGCGCTTCCTCGGGCCCATTCCGCGGCGCATCCACGCCCACTCGCGCATCCTGGAGCAGGCGGGCTCGGATGGAGAAACGCTCGTCTTCGAGGCCGTGCTCATGGACGAGCAAGGCCGGGTCGTCGCCGAGGTCGAGCGGCTGACCCAGAAGCGGGTGAACGACCCCGCCGCCGAGCTCCGCGCACTGGCCACCTCGGAGCAGGAGCCGGTGTCCGGCACCGGGCGGCCCGAGAGTGAGCGGCAGGAGATCCTCCCCCACGAAGGCGTGGCCGCGCTCGAGCGGTTGCTGGCGGCCCGGGTGATGCCTCAGGTGGTGGTCTCGGTGAGGGACCTGCGGGCCACCCAGGAGCGCACCGACGAGGTCGTCCGCGAGCGAATCGCCGAGGCCGTGGGTGGTTCACGCGCGGAGAGCAGCGGGCTCCAGCCCCGGCCGGGCCTCAAGACGGCCCACGTGGCACCTCGCAACGAGCTGGAGCAGAAGCTCGCCGCGGCCTGGCAGGAGGTGCTGGGCATCGAGGGCATTGGCGTCCACGATGACTTCTTCGAGCTCGGCGGCGACTCCGTCATGGCCATCCAGATCATGGCCCGGGGCAGCCGGCAGGGACTCCAGCTCAACCCGGAGCAGTTCTTCCAGAGCTCGACCATCGCGCAGCTCGCCCGGGTGCTGGAGGGACTGCTGACGCTCCAGGGTCCCGTGGTGGGCGCCGTGCCCCTCACGCCCGGGCAGCACCGCCTCCTCGGAGAGAGTCCTCCGTCCCCCACCGAGGCGAGCCGGGTGCTGGGGCTCGACCTCCCCGGGTCCATCGAGCTTCCCCGCTTGGAGAAGGCGCTCGGAGAGGTGCTCACGCAGCACGATGCGCTCCGCCACCGCTTCGTCCGCGAGGACACGGGCTGGAAGCAGGAGGGCATGCCCCCGGGCACTGCCGTTCCGCTCCTGATGGGGGGTGACGAGACGAACCTCCAGACGAGACTCGACCCGTCCCAGGGAACGCTGCTCGTGGCGGCGCTCGCCCAACGGCCAGGACGGGAGGACCGCCTCCTGCTGGCGGGCCACGGGCTCGTGCTCGACGCGGCGTCGTGGCGCATCCTGGCCGAGGACTTGAAGCAAGCCCTGCGGCGCGAGGATGGCGAGAGCCCGCGCCCCAAGACGGCCTCGTTCAAGCGCTGGGCGGAACGTCTGGCCGAGACCGCCGCGTCCCGGAGCACCGAAGCCCCGCCTCGGGAGAACCTCACGCGCCTCCCCCTGGAGCGCACCGCGCGAGGACCCCTGCGCGAGCACACGGTGTCGCTGTCGGTGGAGGAGACGCGGACGCTCCGGGAGAAGCTCACGAGCGCCTGGCGCGCCGACCTGGGCGAGGCCCTGCTCATGGGACTGGCCCGCGCACTCCCGGCCTGGACGAAGGGGCGCGCGCACCTCGTCGACTTCACCCGCGACGGGCGCGGCGCGTTCGAGGGCATCGACTGCTCCCGCACCGTGGGATGCTTCGATGTGAGCTGGCCGCTGCGTCTCGAATCGCCCGAGGGCGCCGATGAGGTAGCGCTCCTCAAAGCCATCAAGGAGCAGGTCCGCCAGCTCCCCCCGGGCGGCGCTCGCCACCAGGCCGACGTGGAGCTGCGGCTGTCGGACGAGGAGCTTCCGGAAGGGCTCTCCAGCGAGCGCCCACCGGGTGATCACGCGCTGGTGCTCGAGGGCTCGCTGTCCGGCGGCCGGCTCCACCTGCGTTGCACCCATGCGCGGGGCGCCTGCCGGGACTCGGACGTGGAACGGCTCGCCACGGACGTGCTCGGTGCGCTGCGCGCGCTGTGCTCCGGGAGCCAGGACACCCGCGCCGCCCTCACCGCCTCCGACTTCCCCCTCGCCCGCTTGGACGAGGCCCAGCTGGACACCCTCGCCCTGCTGCTCGAGCAGGCCGATCAGTCCGACGAGTGACCGCACCGCATCCCCGAGGACGCCATGAAGAACGTCGATGATGTCTACCGGCTCTCGCCGATGCAGCAGGGCATGCTGTTCCACAGCCTCTACTCGCCCCGGGGAGGCACCTACGTGGAGCAGGTGTACTGGCTGTGGCGCGGGCCACTCGATGCCGCGCTGCTGCGCCAGTCCCTGCAGCGGATGGTGGAGCGCCATGCCGTACTGCGCACCGCCTTCTTCTGGGAGGGCCTCGCCGAGCCCATCCAGGCCGTGCGCCGCGAGGTGAAGGTGCCCTGGGAGCAGCAGGACTGGCAGGGCCTGACGCAGAGCGAGCAGGAGGCGAAGTGGAACGCCCTGCTCAACGCCGATCGTCAGAAGGGTTTCACCCTCACCGCGGCGCCCCTCATGCGCTTCGCCGTGCTGCGGCTCGGGCCGGAGCTGTACCGGTGCCTGTGGAGCTACCACCACCTGCTGCTCGACGGGTGGTCGCTGCCGCTGTGCCTGCGGGAGCTCGCTCAGCACTACGACGCGCTCGCCCAGGGCCGCGAGCCGGAGCTGGAGACGGTGCGCCCCTTCCGGGACTTCATCGCCTGGCAGTCGAAGCGCGACCGCGCGGAGTCCGAGCAGTACTGGCGTCAGGCGCTCCAGGGCTTCACCGCGCCCACGCCGTTCTGGGTGGACCGGGGCGCCGAGCTGCCGAGCCAGGCGGACGCGACGTATGCCGCCCGCACCCTCCGCCTGCCCGCCACCACGATGGAGCGGCTCGCGGCGCTCGCCCGCCAGCATCAGCTCACGCCGGGCACACTCGTGCAGGGAGCCTGGGCCCTGCTGCTCTCCCGCTACAGCGGCGAGCGCGACGTGGCCTTCGGCAACGTGACGTCCAGCCGCTCTCCGTCCCTGCCCGGCTCGGAGATGATGCTGGGGCTCGTCATCAACACGCTGGTGCTGCGCACGGCGGTGCCTCCCGAGGCCCGGCTCATCCCGTGGCTCAAGCAGCTCCAGGCGGACCAGGTCGCCGCGCGCCGGCATGATCAGCTGTCGCTGGTGGAGGTGCAGGGACTCGGTCAGGTGCCGCGGGGGCAGCCGCTGTTCCAGAGCGTCATCGCCATCCACAGCGGTCCGATGCCAAAGCTCCCGCCTTTCGCCGGGGGCAAGGTGACGCTGGACGGCATCGGCTACGCGGACCCCCGGACGGGGCATCCCCTCACCCTCATGGCGGACCTGGCCGAGACGCTGGAGTTGCAGCTCGTCCACGACACGGGCCGCTTCGACACCACCACCGTTGAGCGGATGCTCGGACACCTGCGCGTCCTCCTGGAGGGCATGGTGGCCGGGCCGGAGCGGCTGCTGCGCGAGCTGCCCCTGGTGACGGAGGAGGAGCGGCGCCAGCTCCTCGTGGAGTGGAACGACACCACGCGGCCCTTCCCGCGCGACGCCTGCCTGCACGAGGTCTTCGAGGCCCAGGTGGCACGGACGCCCGAGTCCGTGGCGGTGGAAGCCGAGGGCGCGCGCCTGACGTACCGGGAGCTGGACCGGCGTGCCAACCAGCTCGCGTGGCACCTGCGCTCGCTCGGCGTGGGGCGGGGCGCCATCGTGGGCCTGTGCCTGGAGCGCTCACCGGAGACGGTGGTGGGCGTGCTCGGCATCCTCAAGGCGGGCGGAGCCTACCTGCCGCTGGACCCGGCCTACCCTCGCGAGCGCCTGGCCTTCATGCTGGACCAGGCCCGCGTCTCCGTGCTCGTCACCCAGCGCTCCCTGGCGGAGCTGCTGCCCTCGGGCGGCGAGCGGCGGGTGCTCATGGACGAGGACCGCGAGAAGCTCGCCACGCTGCGCGAGGAGCCACCGCCCTCCGTGGGCACCGGCCCCCTGGACCTCGCGTATGTCATGTACACCTCGGGCTCGACGGGACGGCCCAAGGGCGTGTGCGTGCCCCACCGCGGCGTGATGCGCATGGCCATGGACACCGGCTACTTCGAGACCGGGCCACAAGAGACCTTCCTGCTGCTCTCGCCCATCTCCTTCGATACCTCGGCCTTCGAGCTCTTCGGCAGCCTGCTGCACGGTGCGAAGCTCGCGGTGTGCCCGCCGCACATGCACTCGCTCGAGGAGCTGGGCGGGGTGCTGAAACGCTCCGCCGTGACGACGCTGTGGCTGACGGCGCCCCTCTTCGATCAGATGGTGGCCTACCACCCCGAGGCCCTGGACTCCGTGCGCCAGGTGCTCGCTGGCGGTGACGTGATTCCGCCGGGCCGGGTGAGGGAGCGGCTCTCGCGGGCGGGTTGGGTCATCAACGGCTACGGACCCACGGAGAGCTCCACCTTCACCACCTGCTACGTGATGAAGGAGCCGGGACAGGTGGAGCGCACCGTCTCCATCGGCCGGCCCATCGCCAACACCCAGGTGTACCTGCTGGACGGGCAGCTTCAACCCGTGCCGGTGGGCGTGCCCGGCGAGCTGTACATCGGCGGAGACGGGCTCGCCGTGGGCTACCTCCACCGGCCGGAGCTCACCGCGGAGCGCTTCCTCCCCAATCCCTTTGCCCGCGAGCCGGGAGAGCGGATGTACCGGACAGGCGACATCGCCCGGTACCTGCCGGATGGCCGCATCGAGTTCCTCGGCCGCGCCGACCACCAGGTGAAGATCCGCGGCTTCCGCATCGAGACGGGCGAAATCGAATCGCACCTCCTGGAGCACCCCGCCGTGAAGGAGGCGGTGGTGGTGGCTCGCGAGGACGCACCGGGAGACAGGCGGCTGGTGGCCTACGTGGTACCGGGCGCGGGCCACGCGCCGGAACCCGAGGTGCTGCGCGGCGTCCTCTCGGAGCGACTGCCCACGCACATGGTGCCCTCGGCGGTGGTGGTGCTGGACGTCCTGCCGCTGTCTCCCAACGGCAAGGTGGACCGCAAGGCCCTGCCCGCCCCCACGGGCGCCCGCGCTCCCGAGGCGCCTCCCACGGCCCCGCGTGACGCCGTGGAGCTGCGGCTCGTCGAACTATGGGAGGAGCTGTTGAACGTGCGGCCGGTGGGCATCGACCAGAGCTTCTTCGCGCTGGGTGGGCACTCGCTGCTCGCGATGAGCCTTTTGTCCCAGGTGTCCAAGCGGCTGGGCCGCACCCTGCCCCTGTCGGTGCTCTTCACGCACCCCACCGTCGAGCGGCTCGCCGAGCTGCTGCGCCAGGAGCCCTCGTCCAGCACGGAGTGGACGCCGCTCGTGCCCATCCAGACGCGGGGCAAGCGGCGGCCCCTCTTCTGTGTGCACCCCATTGGCGGCAGCGCGCTCTGTTACGTGCCGCTCTCCCGGAGGCTGGGGACGGAGCAACCCCTCTACGGACTCGAGGCCCCGGGGCTCGATGGCCACCGCGAGCCCTTCACCTCGCTCGAGGCCATGGCGGCGGCGTACCTCGAGGTCCTGCGCAAGGTGCAGCCCGAAGGCCCCTACTCCCTCGCGGGCTGGTCCATGGGCGGCCTCGTCGTCTTCGAGATGGCGCGTGAGCTGCGCCGCCAGGGGCAGAGCGTGGAGCTCGTCGCGCTGATCGACAGCTGGGTGCCCACGCTCCAGCCTGGGGCCGGACCCGCACGGCTCGATGACACGACGCTGCTGCCAGGCTTCGCGATGGAGCTGGGACGCATCGCCGGACATGAGCTCACGCTGTCGGCCGAGGAGCTCGCGCCGCTCGATGCCGAGGCCCGGCTCGCCCTGCTGGCGGAGCGGGCCCGGAGCGTAGGCGCGCTGCCTCCCGGCGTGGGCCCCGAGGTGCTGCGTGCACGCTTCGGTGTCTACCGGGCCCACGCCCGCGCCTTCCAGGAGTACGTGCCCGCCAAGGGCCACCCCGCGCCCCTCCTCCTCATCCGCCCGGAGGACGGCGCGCTCGCGGCCGCCTCGGGACCGATGGGAGGCTGGGACACCGTGACGCAACAGCCGCCCCAGCTCATCCAGATGCCAGGAGACCATTACTCCGTGATGACCGAGCCCCTCGTGGCGGAGCTCGCCCGCGCTCTGCAGGCCGCCCTCCCATGAAGAACGTCCAGGATGTCTACCGGCTCTCGCCCGTGCAGCGGGAGCTCCTCTCCCGGGCCTCGGCGTCCGAGGCGCGTCCCGCCCAGCTTCACTGGAGCTTCCGCCAGGGGCTGGACGAGGCGGCCCTCACCTCCGCCCTGCGCCAGCTCCTCATCCGCCATACCGCCCTGCGCACCGCCTTCTTCGCCCAGGGCATGAACGAGCCCGTGCAGGTGGTGCGCGAGAAGGTCGAGCCCCGCCTGGAGCAGCGGACAGGCCCGCTCGCGGCGTTCCTCGAGGAGGACCGGCGGCGGGACATGAATCCCGCGAACGCGCCCCTGCTCCGCGTCACCGTGCTGCGGGACGCACCCGACATGGGCACGGTCGTCCTCACGTACCACCCGCTCGTGCTCGATGAGGACTCGGCGCAGGTGTGCCTCCGCGAGTTGATGGTGCTCTACCGCGCCGCCCGCGACGGGAGCGAGCCGGTGCTCGGCAAGAGCCGGCCCCACCGCGACTTCATGGCGTGGTTCGAGCAGCAGGACGCGCAGGAGTCGGAGCGGCGGGCCCGGGAGCCACTCCAGGGCGCTCGGTGCTCGCGGATTCCCGAGGCGTGGCGGGTGACACGGCGGGAAGACCCTCACCCCGGCCCTCTCCCAGAGGGAGAGGGGATGATGCAGCGGTTCCTCCTGAGTCCCACGGCCACCGCCCATGTGCAGGCGTTCCTGCGGCAACACACGCTGGAGCTCTCCACACTTCTCCAGGCCGCCTGGGCGGTGCTGCTTCAGCAGCAGGGCCAGGGAAATGACCTGCTCTTCGGCACCTTCGCACACGGGCTCCCGGCCGCACTGACCGGCGGCGGTCCGCTGGTGGGGCGCTTCTCCACGCTCGTTCCTCGACGGCTCCAGGTGCCCTCACGCGGCACGCTGCTGCGCTGGCTCCGGGGCCTCCAGGCCGAACACGCCGAGACACACGCCTCCGATTACTTCGCGCCCTCCCAGTTCCAGAGCTGGCTCGAGGTCCCCCCGGAGGACCTGCCGCTCTTCGACAGCATCGTCACCACCGGCACCGAGGACGAAGCCCTGGGGCCCCTCGCCCGGAGCCTCGGCTTCCACGGCCTCACCCATGAGCTGGCGGCCCTCCCCGCTCCGCTCGTCATCCGCGCCGAGCAGGGCCCCCGGTTGGAGCTGCGATTCCACTACGACCCCGGACAGCTCGCCTCCACCGCGGTGGCCCATGCCGCCGCGCACCTCGGGACGCTCCTGGAAGAGCTGGCGCTGCGGGCCGAGCAGGAGCCCTCCGCGCTCTCGCCGCCACCGGAGATGCCGGAGAACCGGATGAGGGGCTCCATCACGGGAGGCACCCGCTTCGGAGCGGCCGAGGTCCAGGCCGTGCTCGCGCGGCACCCGGCGGTGGCGCGAGTGTCCGTGCTTCCCGATGCGAGCACGCCCGGCTCTGGCGCACTCGTGGCCCGAGTGGAGCCTGTGCGCCCGGCCACCGGAGCCCGGAAGAAGCCCGGCTTCGGCCTCTTCTTCTTCGCCAACGAAGGCGCTGGAACGAGCGACAAGTACCGCCTCTATCTGGACGGAGCACGGTTCGCGGACCGCAATGGCTTCACGGCCATCTGGACGCCCGAGCGCCACTTCGACGAGCACGGCGGGCTCTACCCGAACCCCTCGGTGCTGAGCGCCGCGCTGAGCACCATCACCGAGCGCATCGGTCTGCGCTCGGGCAGCGTCGTGCTGCCACTGCACAGTCCCTTCCGGGTGGCGGAGGAGTGGTCGGTCATCGACAACCTGTCGAAGGGCCGGGTGGGGCTGTCGGTGACGTCCGGATGGATGCCCAACGACTTCGCGCTGGCACCGGACCACTTCGAGGGCAAGCGCGAGGTGCTGTTCCGCTCGCTCGAGCAGGTACGGGAACTGTGGCGCGGTGGTGCCGTGTCTACGCGGGACGGAGCGGGCAACGAGGTCCAGCTGCGCACCTTCCCCCGGCCCGTCCAGCCCGAGCTGCCCGTCTGGCTCACCTGCCCCGGCAACCCCGAGCTCTTCGAGAAGGCGGGCGAACTGGGGCTGAACGTGCTGACCTCACTGGCCTCGCAGCCGGTGGACGAGGTGCGGGAAAAGATCGCCCTCTACCGGGCGGCCCGGGAGCGAGCGGGACATGACCCGGCGGCGGGCACGGTGTCGGTGATGCTGCACACGTTCGTGGGACGGGAGTCCGGCGAGGTGCTCGACCGGGTCCGAGGGCCGCTCACGCACTACCTGCGCACGCACCTGCGGCTCCAGCAGATGCGCGTGCGAAGCCTGGACATCCAGATGGACATCGACGACCCGAAGTGGCTCGACTCGCTGGCCACGTTCGCCTTCGAGCAGCACTACCGGATGAGCGCGTTGATTGGCACGCCCACCTCGTGCCTGCCGATGGTGGACCGGCTGATGGAGGCGGGGGCGGACGAGCTGGCGTGCTTCATCGACTTCGGCGTCGCCGAGGCCCAC
The sequence above is drawn from the Archangium gephyra genome and encodes:
- a CDS encoding MupA/Atu3671 family FMN-dependent luciferase-like monooxygenase, producing the protein MKNVQDVYRLSPVQRELLSRASASEARPAQLHWSFRQGLDEAALTSALRQLLIRHTALRTAFFAQGMNEPVQVVREKVEPRLEQRTGPLAAFLEEDRRRDMNPANAPLLRVTVLRDAPDMGTVVLTYHPLVLDEDSAQVCLRELMVLYRAARDGSEPVLGKSRPHRDFMAWFEQQDAQESERRAREPLQGARCSRIPEAWRVTRREDPHPGPLPEGEGMMQRFLLSPTATAHVQAFLRQHTLELSTLLQAAWAVLLQQQGQGNDLLFGTFAHGLPAALTGGGPLVGRFSTLVPRRLQVPSRGTLLRWLRGLQAEHAETHASDYFAPSQFQSWLEVPPEDLPLFDSIVTTGTEDEALGPLARSLGFHGLTHELAALPAPLVIRAEQGPRLELRFHYDPGQLASTAVAHAAAHLGTLLEELALRAEQEPSALSPPPEMPENRMRGSITGGTRFGAAEVQAVLARHPAVARVSVLPDASTPGSGALVARVEPVRPATGARKKPGFGLFFFANEGAGTSDKYRLYLDGARFADRNGFTAIWTPERHFDEHGGLYPNPSVLSAALSTITERIGLRSGSVVLPLHSPFRVAEEWSVIDNLSKGRVGLSVTSGWMPNDFALAPDHFEGKREVLFRSLEQVRELWRGGAVSTRDGAGNEVQLRTFPRPVQPELPVWLTCPGNPELFEKAGELGLNVLTSLASQPVDEVREKIALYRAARERAGHDPAAGTVSVMLHTFVGRESGEVLDRVRGPLTHYLRTHLRLQQMRVRSLDIQMDIDDPKWLDSLATFAFEQHYRMSALIGTPTSCLPMVDRLMEAGADELACFIDFGVAEAHAIEGLTYLAELKELANDEALRTRRVLAEHLDERLPGKPPVTFEIH